A section of the Branchiostoma lanceolatum isolate klBraLanc5 chromosome 19, klBraLanc5.hap2, whole genome shotgun sequence genome encodes:
- the LOC136425359 gene encoding probable serine/threonine-protein kinase qkgA isoform X1 gives MEPVSPILAVSSPTWGQDSVTLIQAVQRGDVTKVNDLIKTGCDVNKNEETFLGASAVHVAALMGNTEVLDLLISLGAKVNAIDGGTYGTPLTYAVMKSQADCVRSLISHGAEVDDLSTEMMESLWRLAVDEAEGGRFDILNHLLENYEKPHDTRKLVENISRMTKACDVELQTMEGRIEAVQTAGFPELSRALGRDRLDHVKEFLSMRVVAHTFEDVALSVRSISREKPVRTLYLLNTTKPGFFPYEAFQEGKWSKLCLLMGVNGEIRKIPSMPFHRSQLTVLVLLNTKLTMLPDDIGELTNLEVLRLSFNHLRTLPPAVGKCHALRYLAADHNVLRDLPRELGQLADTLVSLFVNNNEINKLPFELGLLRNLRYLSLENNPIEFPQPNILQQPLQHLLAYLRPYLGETVEDRTVRVVLMGGQGAGKTTLLHGMQRKYWIGTAPDPQRTAYIDIADVNLQEIQLRVFDLAGDDNVFQTQLPFLPRRCLYLVTFDLSVEVVDPDSALTAQLEASLTRICEHAPMAYVILVGTHVDDKRLTKDILDYTWGKVNALLQRARPSHRESFAGESSIGNCLLCQKADHLYRVSETRNGPGYVTVDSFRQKTTSGDLGKRWSFGKADEFESPHILGYFEVSGKRPCPKPLFSISNRIHNESVEQLKYAMEGYAQLLRDPCPNIPKKWSDTIRFLRYEAPQQNAHLQSHPIMPFDVYCAIAMTCGILSEEEITVMTQHFHQQGVFLHYSDSPELTNHVFLSTKWLTNQLGKLLSHDREQPPISAEGYLEHSILPEVWGDVEERYHGTLLSLFRHVGISVEVCDTKRDIFPGRIPACRPDEVIWTAELSAEENQITSVFGLRRFPLSFFASLVAAVERDRAHAKLLVKNPAVYRQNRIVYVSNSVPTGCPACRKRNISHGDAWHLREAETPDTAEQDEDREDSRIAHLLDVPEFSEEQKSRSTSSESLAQEEPELPEADQQKSPAVIFDSSDSESSKTDFVATQKTHFYLNPRSRSLEVIVRGERPCCGMEHVREILRGVFAGKPALAHHEKIVCPCCLLEGNPAPAFFPRDPDVEPEGVQANHQNSQQKGVQITCRNGHQLGSWRDLLKGTIPDSFRAKMRCGNHDDVDSAGSIVCPACVLEKHPAPAVFEHVAMAMDAAQKTLVCQNGHELGTWEDIAGGKIPGKFLHQEETTENGNDLLEKVTNRNSVEVTEQQVIQETPLLSNQSDARREGLVTETGVTMNLENINSNTNNNNNNKDTLGSFPLLEQMQRMMGESPSDKALVNHTQTESHPDSPHPKSPHPNSPQPDTPRTSKRKSHSDDYPQDHNPFQEGTDNSAPMQYPVELNPFEEVEERVATIQVDDMYVSSPLETSSVLGPGDSAVQ, from the exons GACAGCGTGACCTTGATCCAAGCTGTCCAGCGAGGTGatgtcacaaaggtcaacgaCTTGATAAAGACTGGCTGTGACGTCAACAAGAATGAAGAG ACCTTCCTTGGCGCCTCAGCAGTTCATGTAGCAGCCCTGATGGGGAACACAGAGGTCCTTGACCTGCTGATCAGTTTGGGGGCAAAGGTCAATGCAATCGACGGG GGCACGTACGGCACCCCCCTGACGTATGCAGTGATGAAGTCGCAGGCCGACTGTGTGCGGTCGCTCATCAGCCATGGAGCAGAGGTCGACGACCTGTCTACTGAG ATGATGGAGAGCCTGTGGAGGTTGGCTGTAGACGAAGCGGAGGGCGGCAGGTTCGACATTCTAAACCACCTCCTGGAAAACTACGAAAAGCCACATGACACCAGGAAG CTGGTAGAGAACATCTCCCGGATGACCAAAGCGTGCGACGTCGAGCTGCAGACGATGGAGGGTCGGATTGAGGCCGTGCAGACGGCCGGGTTCCCCGAGCTTTCCCGCGCCCTGGGCCGCGACCGGCTCGACCACGTGAAGGAGTTCCTGTCCATGCGGGTCGTGGCGCACACCTTCGAGGACGTCGCGCTCTCG GTGCGTTCGATCTCGCGGGAGAAGCCTGTGCGTACGCTGTACCTGCTGAACACGACAAAGCCGGGGTTCTTCCCGTACGAAGCGTTCCAGGAGGGGAAATGGTCGAAGCTGTGTCTGCTGATGGGCGTCAACGGAGAGATCCGCAAAATTCCCAGCATGCCTTTCCACAG GTCCCAGCTGACTGTGCTGGTGCTGCTGAACACCAAGCTCACCATGCTGCCTGATGACATCGGCGAGCTGACCAACCTGGAGGTTCTCCGCCTCAGCTTCAACCACCTCCGCACCCTCCCGCCCGCCGTCGGGAAGTGCCACGCGCTGCGCTACCTCGCCGCCGACCACAACGTGCTACGGGACCTCCCGCGGGAACTCGGGCAGCTCGCGGACACTCTGGTGTCGCTGTTCGTCAACAACAACGAGATCAACAAGCTGCCGTTCGAGCTGGGTCTGCTGCGGAACCTGCGGTACCTGTCGCTGGAGAACAACCCCATCGAGTTCCCGCAGCCCAACATTCTGCAGCAGCCCCTGCAGCACCTGCTGGCGTACCTGCGTCCGTACCTGGGGGAGACCGTCGAGGATAGGACCGTCAGGGTCGTCCTTATGG GCGGGCAGGGCGCGGGAAAAACGACCCTTCTCCACGGGATGCAGCGGAAGTACTGGATCGGGACCGCCCCGGACCCACAGAGAACCGCCTACATCGACATTGCAGACGTCAACCTGCAG GAGATCCAGCTGCGCGTGTTTGACCTGGCGGGGGACGATAACGTGTTCCAGACCCAGCTCCCGTTTCTGCCGCGCCGATGCCTCTACCtcgtcacctttgacctcagCGTCGAg gtcgttgaccccgacaGTGCCCTGACGGCCCAGTTGGAGGCGTCGCTGACGAGGATCTGTGAGCACGCCCCGATGGCGTACGTGATTCTGGTCGGGACTCACGTCGACGACAAGCGTCTCACTAAGGACATCCTCGACTACACATGGGGCAAG GTGAACGCCCTGCTACAGCGAGCGCGCCCGTCGCACCGCGAGAGTTTCGCCGGGGAGTCGTCCATCGGGAACTGCCTGCTGTGCCAGAAGGCCGACCACCTGTACCGCGTTTCGGAGACGCGGAACGGGCCCGGCTACGTCACGGTCGACAGCTTCCGCCAGAAGACGACGTCGGGCGACTTGGGGAAGCGGTGGAGCTTCGGGAAGGCTGACGAGTTTGAGTCTCCGCACATCCTGGG GTACTTCGAGGTGTCTGGAAAGCGGCCGTGCCCCAAACCCCTGTTCAGCATCAGTAACCGCATCCACAACGAGAGCGTGGAACAGCTGAAGTACGCCATGGAGGGATACGCACAGCTGCTCCGCGACCCCTGCCCAAACATCCCCAAGAAGTGGTCGGACACGATTCGGTTCCTTCGCTACGAGGCTCCGCAGCAGAACGCGCACCTGCAGTCGCATCCCATCATGCCCTTCGACGTGTACTGCGCCATCGCAATGACTTGTGGGATACTGTCGGAAGAGGAGATCACGGTGATGACTCAGCATTTCCACCAGCAGGGCGTGTTCCTGCACTACTCCGACTCACcagaactgaccaatcacgTCTTCCTCAGCACAAAGTGGCTGACCAATCAGCTGGGGAAGCTGCTGTCACATGATCGCGAGCAGCCACCAATCAGCGCGGAGGGTTACCTTGAGCACAGCATCCTGCCTGAGGTGTGGGGGGATGTGGAGGAGCGGTACCACGGAACGCTGCTCTCTCTCTTCCGCCATGTTGGCATCAGCGTCGAG GTTTGTGATACGAAGCGCGACATTTTCCCGGGGCGAATCCCGGCCTGCCGACCCGACGAGGTCATCTGGACCGCGGAGCTGTCTGCGGAGGAGAACCAGATTACGTCGGTGTTCGGCCTGCGTCGGTTCCCGCTGTCGTTCTTCGCCTCGCTGGTCGCCGCCGTGGAGCGAGACCGCGCCCACGCAAAGCTGCTG GTGAAGAACCCGGCCGTGTACCGGCAGAACCGAATCGTGTACGTCTCCAACAGCGTCCCCACCGGATGCCCCGCCTGCCGCAAACGGAACATCTCCCACGGCGACGCCTGGCACCTCCGGGAGGCGGAGACACCCGACACCGCCGAGCAGGATGAGGATCGCGAGGACTCCCGTATCGCCCACCTCCTGGACGTTCCCGAGTTCTCCGAGGAACAGAAATCACGATCAACGTCGTCCGAGTCCCTCGCACAG GAAGAACCAGAGCTCCCGGAAGCGGACCAGCAGAAGTCGCCGGCCGTTATCTTCGACAGCTCCGACAGCGAGAGTTCCAAAACTGACTTCGTGGCCACGCAGAAGACGCACTTCTACCTGAACCCGCGGAGTCGGAGTTTAGAGGTCATAGTTCGCGGGGAGCGGCCCTGCTGCGGGATGGAACATGTGCGGGAGATTTTGCGGGGAGTCTTCGCGGGAAAACCGGCGCTGGCCCACCACGAGAAG ATCGTCTGCCCCTGCTGTCTGCTGGAGGGAAACCCCGCCCCAGCGTTCTTCCCTCGAGACCCAGACGTGGAACCGGAGGGGGTGCAGGCCAACCACCAGAACAGCCAGCAGAAGGGGGTGCAGATCACCTGCCGGAACGGCCACCAGCTGGGCTCCTGGCGCGACCTTCTGAAAGGGACGATACCGGACAGCTTCCGAGCCAAGATGCGCTGCGGTAACCATGACGATGTGGACTCCGCGGGCAGTATCGTGTGTCCTGCCTGTGTTCTGGAGAAGCACCCAGCGCCGGCTGTGTTCGAgcacgttgccatggcaatggacGCGGCGCAGAAAACGCTGGTGTGTCAGAACGGGCACGAGCTTGGCACGTGGGAGGACATCGCCGGCGGGAAAATCCCGGGGAAATTCCTGCATCAGGAGGAAACAACCGAAAACGGAAATGACCTTCTCGAGAAGGTCACAAACAGAAACAGTGTAGAGGTCACGGAACAACAGGTCATACAGGAAACACCGTTGCTTAGCAACCAATCCGATGCCAGGAGAGAGGGGCTCGTCACGGAAACAGGTGTAACCATGAACCTAGAAAACATTAATAgcaacacaaacaacaacaacaacaacaaggacaCACTGGGGTCGTTTCCACTGCTGGAGCAGatgcaaaggatgatgggagagAGCCCTTCAGACAAAGCACTGGTGAACCACACTCAAACAGAATCACATCCCGACTCTCCACATCCTAAATCACCACATCCCAACTCACCGCAACCCGACACCCCACGCACCTCCAAACGGAAAAGCCATTCC
- the LOC136425359 gene encoding probable serine/threonine-protein kinase qkgA isoform X2, whose protein sequence is MEPVSPILAVSSPTWGQDSVTLIQAVQRGDVTKVNDLIKTGCDVNKNEEGTYGTPLTYAVMKSQADCVRSLISHGAEVDDLSTEMMESLWRLAVDEAEGGRFDILNHLLENYEKPHDTRKLVENISRMTKACDVELQTMEGRIEAVQTAGFPELSRALGRDRLDHVKEFLSMRVVAHTFEDVALSVRSISREKPVRTLYLLNTTKPGFFPYEAFQEGKWSKLCLLMGVNGEIRKIPSMPFHRSQLTVLVLLNTKLTMLPDDIGELTNLEVLRLSFNHLRTLPPAVGKCHALRYLAADHNVLRDLPRELGQLADTLVSLFVNNNEINKLPFELGLLRNLRYLSLENNPIEFPQPNILQQPLQHLLAYLRPYLGETVEDRTVRVVLMGGQGAGKTTLLHGMQRKYWIGTAPDPQRTAYIDIADVNLQEIQLRVFDLAGDDNVFQTQLPFLPRRCLYLVTFDLSVEVVDPDSALTAQLEASLTRICEHAPMAYVILVGTHVDDKRLTKDILDYTWGKVNALLQRARPSHRESFAGESSIGNCLLCQKADHLYRVSETRNGPGYVTVDSFRQKTTSGDLGKRWSFGKADEFESPHILGYFEVSGKRPCPKPLFSISNRIHNESVEQLKYAMEGYAQLLRDPCPNIPKKWSDTIRFLRYEAPQQNAHLQSHPIMPFDVYCAIAMTCGILSEEEITVMTQHFHQQGVFLHYSDSPELTNHVFLSTKWLTNQLGKLLSHDREQPPISAEGYLEHSILPEVWGDVEERYHGTLLSLFRHVGISVEVCDTKRDIFPGRIPACRPDEVIWTAELSAEENQITSVFGLRRFPLSFFASLVAAVERDRAHAKLLVKNPAVYRQNRIVYVSNSVPTGCPACRKRNISHGDAWHLREAETPDTAEQDEDREDSRIAHLLDVPEFSEEQKSRSTSSESLAQEEPELPEADQQKSPAVIFDSSDSESSKTDFVATQKTHFYLNPRSRSLEVIVRGERPCCGMEHVREILRGVFAGKPALAHHEKIVCPCCLLEGNPAPAFFPRDPDVEPEGVQANHQNSQQKGVQITCRNGHQLGSWRDLLKGTIPDSFRAKMRCGNHDDVDSAGSIVCPACVLEKHPAPAVFEHVAMAMDAAQKTLVCQNGHELGTWEDIAGGKIPGKFLHQEETTENGNDLLEKVTNRNSVEVTEQQVIQETPLLSNQSDARREGLVTETGVTMNLENINSNTNNNNNNKDTLGSFPLLEQMQRMMGESPSDKALVNHTQTESHPDSPHPKSPHPNSPQPDTPRTSKRKSHSDDYPQDHNPFQEGTDNSAPMQYPVELNPFEEVEERVATIQVDDMYVSSPLETSSVLGPGDSAVQ, encoded by the exons GACAGCGTGACCTTGATCCAAGCTGTCCAGCGAGGTGatgtcacaaaggtcaacgaCTTGATAAAGACTGGCTGTGACGTCAACAAGAATGAAGAG GGCACGTACGGCACCCCCCTGACGTATGCAGTGATGAAGTCGCAGGCCGACTGTGTGCGGTCGCTCATCAGCCATGGAGCAGAGGTCGACGACCTGTCTACTGAG ATGATGGAGAGCCTGTGGAGGTTGGCTGTAGACGAAGCGGAGGGCGGCAGGTTCGACATTCTAAACCACCTCCTGGAAAACTACGAAAAGCCACATGACACCAGGAAG CTGGTAGAGAACATCTCCCGGATGACCAAAGCGTGCGACGTCGAGCTGCAGACGATGGAGGGTCGGATTGAGGCCGTGCAGACGGCCGGGTTCCCCGAGCTTTCCCGCGCCCTGGGCCGCGACCGGCTCGACCACGTGAAGGAGTTCCTGTCCATGCGGGTCGTGGCGCACACCTTCGAGGACGTCGCGCTCTCG GTGCGTTCGATCTCGCGGGAGAAGCCTGTGCGTACGCTGTACCTGCTGAACACGACAAAGCCGGGGTTCTTCCCGTACGAAGCGTTCCAGGAGGGGAAATGGTCGAAGCTGTGTCTGCTGATGGGCGTCAACGGAGAGATCCGCAAAATTCCCAGCATGCCTTTCCACAG GTCCCAGCTGACTGTGCTGGTGCTGCTGAACACCAAGCTCACCATGCTGCCTGATGACATCGGCGAGCTGACCAACCTGGAGGTTCTCCGCCTCAGCTTCAACCACCTCCGCACCCTCCCGCCCGCCGTCGGGAAGTGCCACGCGCTGCGCTACCTCGCCGCCGACCACAACGTGCTACGGGACCTCCCGCGGGAACTCGGGCAGCTCGCGGACACTCTGGTGTCGCTGTTCGTCAACAACAACGAGATCAACAAGCTGCCGTTCGAGCTGGGTCTGCTGCGGAACCTGCGGTACCTGTCGCTGGAGAACAACCCCATCGAGTTCCCGCAGCCCAACATTCTGCAGCAGCCCCTGCAGCACCTGCTGGCGTACCTGCGTCCGTACCTGGGGGAGACCGTCGAGGATAGGACCGTCAGGGTCGTCCTTATGG GCGGGCAGGGCGCGGGAAAAACGACCCTTCTCCACGGGATGCAGCGGAAGTACTGGATCGGGACCGCCCCGGACCCACAGAGAACCGCCTACATCGACATTGCAGACGTCAACCTGCAG GAGATCCAGCTGCGCGTGTTTGACCTGGCGGGGGACGATAACGTGTTCCAGACCCAGCTCCCGTTTCTGCCGCGCCGATGCCTCTACCtcgtcacctttgacctcagCGTCGAg gtcgttgaccccgacaGTGCCCTGACGGCCCAGTTGGAGGCGTCGCTGACGAGGATCTGTGAGCACGCCCCGATGGCGTACGTGATTCTGGTCGGGACTCACGTCGACGACAAGCGTCTCACTAAGGACATCCTCGACTACACATGGGGCAAG GTGAACGCCCTGCTACAGCGAGCGCGCCCGTCGCACCGCGAGAGTTTCGCCGGGGAGTCGTCCATCGGGAACTGCCTGCTGTGCCAGAAGGCCGACCACCTGTACCGCGTTTCGGAGACGCGGAACGGGCCCGGCTACGTCACGGTCGACAGCTTCCGCCAGAAGACGACGTCGGGCGACTTGGGGAAGCGGTGGAGCTTCGGGAAGGCTGACGAGTTTGAGTCTCCGCACATCCTGGG GTACTTCGAGGTGTCTGGAAAGCGGCCGTGCCCCAAACCCCTGTTCAGCATCAGTAACCGCATCCACAACGAGAGCGTGGAACAGCTGAAGTACGCCATGGAGGGATACGCACAGCTGCTCCGCGACCCCTGCCCAAACATCCCCAAGAAGTGGTCGGACACGATTCGGTTCCTTCGCTACGAGGCTCCGCAGCAGAACGCGCACCTGCAGTCGCATCCCATCATGCCCTTCGACGTGTACTGCGCCATCGCAATGACTTGTGGGATACTGTCGGAAGAGGAGATCACGGTGATGACTCAGCATTTCCACCAGCAGGGCGTGTTCCTGCACTACTCCGACTCACcagaactgaccaatcacgTCTTCCTCAGCACAAAGTGGCTGACCAATCAGCTGGGGAAGCTGCTGTCACATGATCGCGAGCAGCCACCAATCAGCGCGGAGGGTTACCTTGAGCACAGCATCCTGCCTGAGGTGTGGGGGGATGTGGAGGAGCGGTACCACGGAACGCTGCTCTCTCTCTTCCGCCATGTTGGCATCAGCGTCGAG GTTTGTGATACGAAGCGCGACATTTTCCCGGGGCGAATCCCGGCCTGCCGACCCGACGAGGTCATCTGGACCGCGGAGCTGTCTGCGGAGGAGAACCAGATTACGTCGGTGTTCGGCCTGCGTCGGTTCCCGCTGTCGTTCTTCGCCTCGCTGGTCGCCGCCGTGGAGCGAGACCGCGCCCACGCAAAGCTGCTG GTGAAGAACCCGGCCGTGTACCGGCAGAACCGAATCGTGTACGTCTCCAACAGCGTCCCCACCGGATGCCCCGCCTGCCGCAAACGGAACATCTCCCACGGCGACGCCTGGCACCTCCGGGAGGCGGAGACACCCGACACCGCCGAGCAGGATGAGGATCGCGAGGACTCCCGTATCGCCCACCTCCTGGACGTTCCCGAGTTCTCCGAGGAACAGAAATCACGATCAACGTCGTCCGAGTCCCTCGCACAG GAAGAACCAGAGCTCCCGGAAGCGGACCAGCAGAAGTCGCCGGCCGTTATCTTCGACAGCTCCGACAGCGAGAGTTCCAAAACTGACTTCGTGGCCACGCAGAAGACGCACTTCTACCTGAACCCGCGGAGTCGGAGTTTAGAGGTCATAGTTCGCGGGGAGCGGCCCTGCTGCGGGATGGAACATGTGCGGGAGATTTTGCGGGGAGTCTTCGCGGGAAAACCGGCGCTGGCCCACCACGAGAAG ATCGTCTGCCCCTGCTGTCTGCTGGAGGGAAACCCCGCCCCAGCGTTCTTCCCTCGAGACCCAGACGTGGAACCGGAGGGGGTGCAGGCCAACCACCAGAACAGCCAGCAGAAGGGGGTGCAGATCACCTGCCGGAACGGCCACCAGCTGGGCTCCTGGCGCGACCTTCTGAAAGGGACGATACCGGACAGCTTCCGAGCCAAGATGCGCTGCGGTAACCATGACGATGTGGACTCCGCGGGCAGTATCGTGTGTCCTGCCTGTGTTCTGGAGAAGCACCCAGCGCCGGCTGTGTTCGAgcacgttgccatggcaatggacGCGGCGCAGAAAACGCTGGTGTGTCAGAACGGGCACGAGCTTGGCACGTGGGAGGACATCGCCGGCGGGAAAATCCCGGGGAAATTCCTGCATCAGGAGGAAACAACCGAAAACGGAAATGACCTTCTCGAGAAGGTCACAAACAGAAACAGTGTAGAGGTCACGGAACAACAGGTCATACAGGAAACACCGTTGCTTAGCAACCAATCCGATGCCAGGAGAGAGGGGCTCGTCACGGAAACAGGTGTAACCATGAACCTAGAAAACATTAATAgcaacacaaacaacaacaacaacaacaaggacaCACTGGGGTCGTTTCCACTGCTGGAGCAGatgcaaaggatgatgggagagAGCCCTTCAGACAAAGCACTGGTGAACCACACTCAAACAGAATCACATCCCGACTCTCCACATCCTAAATCACCACATCCCAACTCACCGCAACCCGACACCCCACGCACCTCCAAACGGAAAAGCCATTCC